The following proteins are co-located in the Flammeovirga kamogawensis genome:
- a CDS encoding FkbM family methyltransferase — protein MTTSFFRGAFTLGWYEKQERLYIPKYLNKSDTVLELGGCIGVISCIINNQLEDKTKQVTVEANPKLIQHLIVNKERNNCKFEIVNKAVSNQEQLEFNIGSSIVLGSANVETNEKVLVDGITPSQIQDKYNLKFNTLVMDIEGGELFILRDFKKFIGGLDKVLLEVHPFENILTADEVNECEDILSSLGFKKDIDIDFFQAWIK, from the coding sequence ATGACCACTAGCTTTTTTAGAGGTGCTTTTACATTGGGTTGGTACGAAAAACAAGAGCGTTTATATATTCCAAAATACCTAAATAAATCAGATACTGTTTTAGAATTAGGAGGTTGCATTGGTGTTATATCTTGTATAATTAATAATCAATTAGAAGATAAAACGAAACAAGTTACTGTTGAAGCCAATCCTAAGTTAATTCAACATTTAATAGTCAATAAAGAAAGGAACAATTGTAAATTTGAAATAGTCAATAAAGCCGTTAGCAACCAAGAACAATTAGAATTTAATATTGGATCATCAATTGTGCTCGGAAGTGCAAATGTAGAAACAAATGAAAAAGTTTTGGTTGACGGTATTACACCTTCTCAAATTCAAGATAAATACAACCTTAAATTTAATACTCTAGTTATGGATATTGAAGGTGGTGAACTTTTTATTCTTAGAGATTTTAAAAAATTTATTGGAGGTTTAGATAAAGTATTATTAGAAGTCCATCCATTTGAAAATATTCTAACAGCTGATGAAGTAAATGAATGTGAGGATATTCTTAGTAGCTTAGGGTTTAAGAAAGATATCGATATTGATTTTTTCCAAGCTTGGATTAAATAA
- a CDS encoding BaiN/RdsA family NAD(P)/FAD-dependent oxidoreductase: MQPKVAVIGGGAAGYFAAIKAAENKAEVHLLEKTSKVLGKVKISGGGRCNVTNATFNTVQLSKNYPRGEKFLKKAFNIFNAEHTLEWFGKRGVKIKEEPDKRMFPESNDSQTIIDCLQKEAFKNHVNLRLSSTVTKLITKPDNKVGLVINGNEEVFDSVIICTGGQPKIDGLKWLADLGHKIEKPVPSLFTFKIQDKKLTSLMGLSVPDAKVRVIGEKKLQETGPLLVTHWGISGPVVLRTSAWGARVLSDKNYHFSILISWFNKYSDQDLRTFIQEQKEKLRKKQIKNNNPFALPQRLWDYCLDKVGIPESKLWLDLSKKELNKIVEMLLADEYEVKGTTKFKEEFVTCGGVSLTDIDVKTMQSKHIKNLYFAGELMDIDGITGGFNFQAAWTTGFISGFSASRILE; the protein is encoded by the coding sequence ATGCAACCAAAAGTAGCAGTGATAGGTGGAGGAGCAGCAGGTTATTTCGCGGCAATAAAAGCAGCAGAAAATAAAGCGGAAGTACACCTTTTAGAAAAAACATCTAAGGTTTTAGGTAAAGTGAAAATTTCTGGAGGTGGTAGGTGTAATGTAACCAATGCTACATTTAACACGGTACAGTTATCCAAAAATTATCCAAGAGGCGAGAAGTTTTTAAAAAAGGCATTTAATATATTTAATGCAGAGCATACATTAGAATGGTTTGGAAAAAGAGGGGTTAAAATAAAAGAAGAGCCAGATAAAAGAATGTTTCCAGAATCAAATGATTCCCAAACCATTATTGATTGCCTCCAGAAGGAAGCTTTTAAAAATCATGTAAACTTAAGACTCAGTAGTACTGTTACAAAACTAATTACTAAGCCAGATAATAAAGTAGGTTTAGTAATTAATGGTAATGAAGAAGTATTTGATAGTGTAATTATTTGTACTGGAGGACAACCAAAAATTGATGGATTAAAGTGGTTGGCAGATTTAGGACATAAAATAGAAAAACCAGTACCATCATTATTTACATTTAAAATACAGGATAAAAAACTTACTTCTTTAATGGGACTATCAGTTCCAGATGCTAAAGTTAGAGTTATTGGCGAAAAAAAATTACAAGAAACTGGACCGCTTTTAGTTACTCATTGGGGTATTAGCGGACCTGTAGTATTAAGAACCTCAGCTTGGGGAGCAAGAGTACTTTCAGATAAAAACTATCATTTTTCAATTTTGATATCTTGGTTTAATAAATACTCAGATCAAGATTTAAGAACTTTTATTCAAGAGCAAAAAGAAAAATTAAGAAAGAAACAAATTAAGAATAATAATCCTTTTGCATTGCCACAAAGGCTTTGGGATTATTGTTTAGATAAAGTAGGTATTCCAGAATCAAAATTATGGTTAGATCTCAGTAAAAAGGAATTAAATAAAATAGTTGAAATGCTTTTAGCTGATGAATATGAAGTAAAAGGTACAACTAAATTTAAAGAAGAATTTGTTACGTGTGGAGGGGTGAGTTTAACTGATATAGATGTAAAAACTATGCAAAGTAAGCATATCAAAAATTTATATTTCGCAGGGGAATTAATGGATATAGACGGAATTACTGGTGGTTTTAATTTCCAAGCAGCATGGACTACTGGATTTATTTCAGGTTTTTCAGCTTCTAGAATATTGGAATAG